The Flavobacteriales bacterium genome contains the following window.
TTGAGCATCGCTTCCGGGTGGTCGCGGAAGAGCAGTGCCGTGTTGTAGAGCAGGTCGTCGAAATCCATGGCGCCTGCGCGGAAGCATCGCTCGGCGTAGGTGCGATAGATCGCGGCCATCTGCGGCCGGCCCGTGCTCGTGTCCTGGGTGATCAGCTCGGCATCGTTGGCGTATTCCACCGGGCCGATGAGGTTGTTCTTGCAGATGCTGATGCGGCCGTGCACCTGGCTGGGCTTGTACATCTTGTCGTCCAGCTGCATCTCCTTCACGATGCTCCTGATCAAGCTGCGACTGTCGTCGGTGTCGTAGATGGTGAAGTTGCTCGGGTAGCCGAGCTTTTCCGCTTCGCTGCGGAGGATGCGGGCGAACACGCTGTGGAAGGTGCCCATCCACAGGTTGCGCGCTTCGGTGTTGAGGCCGGGCACATCGGCAAGCAGGTGTGCGATGCGCTCCTTCATTTCGCGCGCCGCCTTGTTGGTGAAGGTGAGTGCCAGGATGCGGAAGGGATCCACTTCCTTGGCCGCCATAAGGTGCGCAATGCGTACGGTGAGGACCTTCGTTTTGCCGGAGCCCGCACCCGCGATCACCATCATGGGGCCCTCGGTGGCCGATGCGGCGTTGTACTGGGCTTCGTTGAGGCCCTTCAGATAGCTGGTCACGGCGCCGAAAATACCCCTCGCCCGCGCTCGGGATGACGGCCGAAGGGGTGGGTCAGTGAGGGTTTTGCACGATCGGGCAAGAAGGCTACGGACCAGGAGCCCCGCGTTTTCGAACGAGCTCCTGAACGTCGAGCAGGTCTTTCGGTCGGGCCGCCCGAAGCTTGCTGTTCACGAGATCGGGGTAGCTGATGACCCGGTATCGCACAACGGGCAGATCAGCGAGTTCGCCCAGTTCGCCGCGTTCCCAGGCCTCATCGAAAGAGCAACCCGGGTCGAACCGTGTGATCAGCTCAAGTGTCAGGTCCGGAGAGAGCTTGATCGAGACGTTCTGGTCCGCCGAGCGCACTGCATCGGGCCAGCGATCAACTTCATAGCCACACGCCGTCAAGGCTTGGCGCAACCGTTCCAGGTTTTCCGGTGAGTGGTCGATCCATAAGTCCACATCGGCGGACAAGCGCTGGTATCCGTGGAAGTTCACGGCGCCACCGCCCACGAGAAGGAACCGGACCCCGTGCTTTTCAGCAGCGGAAAGGAACTCCCGCAATTGCTCACCGAACAGCATCCGCCTGCTTGGTAATGACGAAATTGCCTTGGTCGTCCTTTCGCGCAGGTGCACCGAACCCGCTGCCCAGACACCGGATGAACCAATCGAACCGCTGGGACGGTGTCAGCGCCATGAACCGCTCCTCGCGTTCCTTGTTGCTTTCCTCCTTCTTGGTGAAGGTGATCCGCTTGTCCATCGCCAGTGCCAAAGTACCGCCCGAGGATCACTTCCGCTCCGGCAGGCTGGTGAGCCTCGCCATCAACGACCGGAAGAAGCCGTGGCCCACGAAGAGGTAGAGCGCCATGCCGCCCCAGAGGAAGATCTGCATGATGGTGAAGACCTTTTCGCGGAGCAGTTCGGCCTCTGCCCGCAGGGCCGGCAGCCGCAGGTCGAAGCCATTGTAGTTCTCGATCTCGTTGATCTTCTTCCACAACGCGTCCACGCCGAAAATGTCGAACTCTTCTTCCAAGATCATCAGCGTGGTGAAGAGGATGAACGGTGCAATGCAATTGGCGATGATGGTCATCACTGCGCGACTGGTCCGGTAGGCCTTCAACCTGAACACGAACGGAGCTTGGGCCAAGAGGAAGATGCCAATGAAATAGTGGCCGTAAAGGAGGATGTCATCCGGCCTCACACCATCGTAGCCGTAGTCGTTCCGCCATGTAACGAGGAATGCTACGCACACGAGGACGATGGGAGTGAGGAAGCACACCACGAAGCCGATGAGGAAGGGTTGCCAGTAGATGTTCTTGAAGATGCCGATGAGCAAGGCCAGACAGAAGCTCATGATCACCACCGTATAGAACATGGCCCAGAACCTGGCGAACGAATAGTCCATGGTCTTCGCTTCCCAGAGGCGTTCGATCTGCCGATCGCAATCGAAGACCATGCTGGAGGTTTGCTTGCGCTCGTTGAACTGGAGCAGCGCACTGTCCACGGTGCACCCGCTCGTATCGCGGCGGTAGCTGTCGGCGATGGCGAGCACGTTCGCGATGCGCTCCCGATCGATCATGTCCGGCGCGTCCAACTGTTTCACGTACCGGGCTTCCAGCAGGCTGTCGCTCAGGAAAGGCACACGTTCCACCTCATGCCTGCCGCGCAGGTCGTAGGTGAAGGTCCATCCCTTCTCCGGCGAGAACGGACCATGGGCCACGAAGTAGAGCGGGAAGTTGCGCTCGATGCTGTCCATCTTGGCCAGGTAGCGCTTGGCCTTGTGCGGGTCGCGGGTGTCCGAACTTCCGAATGCCGCCGCATTGTAGGCCTCCTTGTATTCGTCGTAGAGCCCCTGGAGCGATTCCTCCTTTTCGGGGTCGCGTTCGAGCCGCTTGTTGTATTCGTCCAAGCTGCGGAAGTAGGCGTGCGATCCCGTGCCACTATACCATTCTCCATCTTCGATCAGATAGTTGATCTCATCTGGATCCATCCCTTCCAAGGTGATGTTCGACAGGTGGAGCGCGCGCCCATCCCCTGTCAGGAACATGAAGGCCTCCTCGTTCAGGTCGTCCACCTCCTGCACGAACTGCTCATCGCTGATGATGCGGTCGATGCGCCAGGACAGCGTGAGCGCGATGTTGTACGGCAGCGACCAGATGAGGACAATGCTCAGCAGATGCACCATGAACTCGCCCACTTCAGCGAAGGGCTCGCGGAGACCATTGCGGCGCTCGAGGGTGAACAGCACCACCTTGTATACCCAGAAGGCACAGTAGAAGATGGCGGGTACCGTCATCCAGCCGAAGAACTCCTCGGGATCGGGGAAGCTCCGCTTGTCCACGTGCAGGAGCATGCCGAAAACGAACACGAGCACGTTCAGCAGCAGTATGAACCAGATGTGGTAATGGAAGCGCGTGGCCCACAAGCGCGGTTTGCTCTGCTGCAGGTACAGGTCGTACCGCTGCAAAGCGCCGGGGATGAGCTTGCGCAACCAGTTCATGTGTCCTGATGGAAGAGTTTGCGCGTGCTGGTGCTGATATCGCGGAAGTAGCTCACCTCCAATCCGGCATCGCCCATGGCTTTCACCACGTGCTTGGCGGTGCATTCGCGCGGTGTGGTCAGTCGGAATAGCAATCCGGTGTCGTCGAGGTGAAGGATGCGTTCGGTGCCCATGGCGTGCACCAAGGCGCTGCGGTCGAATTCGCCGTTGATCTCAAAGACGTTGCTCGCGCGGTCCACATCGAAACTGGCCACGGCCCCGCTGAACATCGGCCGGCCGTTCTTGAGGAAGATGATGTTGTCGGCCACGGCCTCGATCTCGTGCAACTGCTGGCTGCTGAGGATGACACTGATGGGGTTGCGGCGCGAGGCGGCGAGGAATTTCAGGTCCTGCAGGAAGAGCTGCTGCGCTTGCAGGTCGAGGTTCGCGATGGGCTCATCGAGCACCAGGATGCGCGGGCGCCATACCACCATCTTGGCCAGTTCGAAGCGCAGTTTGTAGCCGCTGCTCAACTGGCTCCAGCGTAGGTGCTGGAAGCGTGTGAGGCCAAGGCGGTGCAGCGTGTACATCACGCGGTCCTCGTTCTCCTCGCCGGTCACCCCGTGCACGGCGGCCATGAAGCGCAGGTTCTGCATCAGCGTGCCGTACCAACGCACGCTACGCTGCGGGATCCACGCTATGCCTTGTTTGATGAGGTACGGGTCGTTGCCGAGCGTGGGGTAGGAGACGCTGCCTTCGTTGTGGTCCAGCAGCCCGGCCACTTGGCGCAAGAGCGTGGTCTTGCCATTGCCGTTCTCGCCCACCAGCCCGGTGATCTCGCCAATGCGCAGGTCGAGGTCGATGGGGCCGAGCTGGAACTTGTGGCCGCGCGAGCTGAACCGTTTGGTGAGCCCTTGAGCACTGAACACCGTAGTGCGATCAGGCAGTGCAGCATCATCGTGCAAAGCCGAGGCCCGCGCAACGATCGTGTGCATGAGCTGCTGGGCGCGCTCCGCGTACGAGGCACCTACGTTGCCGCTCAGTTCGGCCGCACCGAGGTCGCGACTGATGTTGTAATCGGCCCGGAGCGCCATGGCCGTGCGGCGCAGGTCGTGCAGCGCAGGGTACTCGTCGCACAGGTCCATGAGCCGGCGCGTGGCCAGGCTCAGGTCGCTGCCATGCACGAGCGCTTGCAGTTCGTTCAGGCGGTGCTGGGCGCTCATGCGGTGCTACAACTGCGGAAGTGGTGGGGAAAGTATGTGGCGCGCGAATAGGTGGCGGGGTGGATCGCTTCGGTCGCAACGCCGCCCTCGCGATGACGGTTGGGCTACCGTCATCGCGAGCCTTCTGAGGCGAAGCGATCCAGAAGCCTTGCGTCATGCATGAAACGACGAAGGGCCCGAAGGCCCCTCGTTGCTCGACAAGTCGTGGGTTCAGGCTTTTTTGGCCGCCTTTTTCGCGGCCTTCTTGGCCTTCGGTGCTGCCTTGGGCTTGGCAGGTGCTGCGGCCTTCACGGCTGCTGCCACACGCTTCGCCGTGGCGGCTTTGCGCTTGGCGCGGCTGTTCTTCTTGGGTGCCTTGCCTTGGCCGGCAGGTGCGCTGGCGATGCGCTTGATCTTCCTTTTCTGGCCGCTCACAGCGGCTTTCTTGTGGCTCTTCTTTACCATGATGTTCGGTTGATGGACGCAAGGATAGTTGCGCCATCAGCGCTTGTTCACGGAAGCCACGCGCCTCTTTCAACAGCGTGCAGTGCGGTACTGCGATCTTCGCGCATGCAGTTGAACAAGGATTTCTGGGAGAAGCGTTACGCGGATCACGAAACCGGTTGGGACATCGGCCATGCGTCGCCACCGTTGCGCGAGTTCATCGATGGTTTGCATTACAAGCATCTGCGAATCCTGATCCCCGGCGCTGGCAATGCCTACGAAGCCGAGCATGCGCACCGATCGGGCTTCACCAACGTCACGGTCATCGACCTCGCTGCGGAACCGCTGCGGGCGCTCAAGCAGCGTTGCCCGGACTTTCCCGATGGGCACTTGGTCCAAGGCGACTTCTTCGAGCACGTTGCCGAGTACGACGTGATCCTGGAGCAGACCTTCTTCTGTGCATTGGACCCCTCGCTCCGTTCTCGCTACGTGGATCAAATGCATCGTTTGCTTGTTCCGAGCGGTCGTCTGGCCGGCGTGCTGTTCAACGATGCGCTCAACACCGACAAACCACCGTTCGGCGGTTTCGTGCCGGAGTACGCGAAGCTGTTCAGGCCCTTGTTCCCCGGAGCCACCTTCAAGCCTTGCCACAACTCCATCGGGCCGCGGGCAGGAAGAGAGGTGTGGCTGAAGGCGGTGAAGGTCTGAGGCCGATCAGAGCTGCGCGTTCAGCAGCTTGCCGCTGGCGATAAGCTTGTGCAGGTAGGGCTGCGTGAGCGCGTGCTGGATGCCTTCCACATGCGCCATGCTGTGGCAATCGCTGCCCAAGAGTTCATACCAACCGCGATCGATGAGCTGCTCGGCAGTGCGCTTGGCACCGGGGCCGTATGCACCCGCCAGCGCGATCGTGTTCAGTTGGAAGAGCACGCCACGGTCCTTCAGCTTTTCCATGCTGCTGAAGTCGGAATGCCAGAACTGGTAGCGTTCCGGATGCGCGAGGACGGGGCGATAGCCCATCGTCTGCATCTCGAACACCAGCCCAAGGAGCACGACGGGTTCACTGATGAACGGCAGTTCGAAGAGCACGCAGTTGTCGCCGAAGGTCAGCACGCGTTTCTCCTTCACCAGCCGCTCCAGGTCGTGATCGAGGTAGTATTCCGCCGCCGCGTCCACTTCCATGTCGATGCCTTGGCGGCGCACTTCAGCGCGCACCTTCTCCAAACCACCGAGTATGATCTCCGGTGTGTTCCTGTAGCCATCGGCCATCACATGCGGTGTGGTCACCACTTTCTTGTAGCCGAGGCCCTGCATCGCTTTGATCAGTTCGATGCTCGCCTCCAGCGTGGGTGCGCCATCGTCGATGCCCGGGATGAAGTGGCTGTGCACATCGCACTTCAGCACGCTCAGGTCCGCCGGGCCCAGGTCGGGTTGGCGTTCACCGAACAGTTTGGAAAAGAAGCCCATGATTTCTACCGCAAAGAACGCAAAGGGCGCAAAGAGGGACCTGCTCGGTTTTATTCCTTGGCGCTCTTTGCGTCTTGTCGGTGAACGTCAGCGCTCAGCGTAGTGGTCAGCGTAGTACTGCTGGTAGGCCCCGGAAGTCACATGGTCCAACCATTCCGTGTTCGCCAGGTACCAATCCACCGTCCGCTCCAGGCCCACCTCGAAGGTGATGCTCGGTTTCCAGCCCAGCTCGCGTTCGATCTTGCTGGCATCGATGGCGTAACGCAGGTCATGCCCCGCGCGGTCGGTGACGTAGGTGATGAGCTTGGCGCTCTCGCCCTCCGCCCGGCCGAGCTTCTTGTCCATGATGCGGCAGAGCAGGTGCACCAGGTCGATGTTCTTCCACTCGTTGTGCCCGCCGATGTTGTAGGTCTCACCCGTTACGCCTTTGTGGAAGATCGTGTCGATGGCGGATGCATGGTCCTCCACCCACAACCAGTCGCGCACGTTCTCACCCTTGCCGTACACCGGCAGCGGCTTGCTGTTGCGGATGTTGTTGATCATGAGCGGGATCAACTTCTCCGGAAAGTGGTGACTGCCGTAATTGTTGCTGCAATTGCTCAGCACGAAGGGCAGCTTGTAGGTGTTGCCGTAAGCCCGCACGAAATGGTCGCTGGCGGCCTTGCTAGCGCTGTACGGGCTCTGCGGGTCGTAGGGCGTCTCCTCCGTGAAGAAGCCGCCATCGTGCAACGATCCGTACACCTCGTCGGTGCTGACATGATAGAAGCGGTGCTGG
Protein-coding sequences here:
- a CDS encoding ABC transporter ATP-binding protein, whose product is MSAQHRLNELQALVHGSDLSLATRRLMDLCDEYPALHDLRRTAMALRADYNISRDLGAAELSGNVGASYAERAQQLMHTIVARASALHDDAALPDRTTVFSAQGLTKRFSSRGHKFQLGPIDLDLRIGEITGLVGENGNGKTTLLRQVAGLLDHNEGSVSYPTLGNDPYLIKQGIAWIPQRSVRWYGTLMQNLRFMAAVHGVTGEENEDRVMYTLHRLGLTRFQHLRWSQLSSGYKLRFELAKMVVWRPRILVLDEPIANLDLQAQQLFLQDLKFLAASRRNPISVILSSQQLHEIEAVADNIIFLKNGRPMFSGAVASFDVDRASNVFEINGEFDRSALVHAMGTERILHLDDTGLLFRLTTPRECTAKHVVKAMGDAGLEVSYFRDISTSTRKLFHQDT
- a CDS encoding methyltransferase domain-containing protein; protein product: MQLNKDFWEKRYADHETGWDIGHASPPLREFIDGLHYKHLRILIPGAGNAYEAEHAHRSGFTNVTVIDLAAEPLRALKQRCPDFPDGHLVQGDFFEHVAEYDVILEQTFFCALDPSLRSRYVDQMHRLLVPSGRLAGVLFNDALNTDKPPFGGFVPEYAKLFRPLFPGATFKPCHNSIGPRAGREVWLKAVKV
- the rfbB gene encoding dTDP-glucose 4,6-dehydratase gives rise to the protein MNSSCTILITGGAGFIGSHVVRRFVRNYPQYRIINLDALTYAGNLENLRDIEDAPNYTFVKCDIRDAQALRKVFDEHKPDGVIHLAAESHVDRSISDPMAFVNTNVIGTVNLLNATKEAWHSSLPTGEGRGGVHTSPSGVQHRFYHVSTDEVYGSLHDGGFFTEETPYDPQSPYSASKAASDHFVRAYGNTYKLPFVLSNCSNNYGSHHFPEKLIPLMINNIRNSKPLPVYGKGENVRDWLWVEDHASAIDTIFHKGVTGETYNIGGHNEWKNIDLVHLLCRIMDKKLGRAEGESAKLITYVTDRAGHDLRYAIDASKIERELGWKPSITFEVGLERTVDWYLANTEWLDHVTSGAYQQYYADHYAER
- a CDS encoding nucleotidyltransferase gives rise to the protein MLFGEQLREFLSAAEKHGVRFLLVGGGAVNFHGYQRLSADVDLWIDHSPENLERLRQALTACGYEVDRWPDAVRSADQNVSIKLSPDLTLELITRFDPGCSFDEAWERGELGELADLPVVRYRVISYPDLVNSKLRAARPKDLLDVQELVRKRGAPGP
- a CDS encoding capsular biosynthesis protein, producing the protein MGFFSKLFGERQPDLGPADLSVLKCDVHSHFIPGIDDGAPTLEASIELIKAMQGLGYKKVVTTPHVMADGYRNTPEIILGGLEKVRAEVRRQGIDMEVDAAAEYYLDHDLERLVKEKRVLTFGDNCVLFELPFISEPVVLLGLVFEMQTMGYRPVLAHPERYQFWHSDFSSMEKLKDRGVLFQLNTIALAGAYGPGAKRTAEQLIDRGWYELLGSDCHSMAHVEGIQHALTQPYLHKLIASGKLLNAQL